One Trichoderma asperellum chromosome 5, complete sequence genomic region harbors:
- a CDS encoding uncharacterized protein (EggNog:ENOG41) yields the protein MDNSNQHRRQNDPPAYRAPIQKYQVPSSVGGPSERFRSAPLASPSTPRGLGGAPAYSTYYQEPTAAFSTPTNMPTTTLAYGSEYGADSRPQTQSFGGYNTGMMMYNVPQPSTQTPVYDAQQFGQRQQAAMQMMAPDVTSAYFNPEAGSAAANIQHPSQGGSASAGVYQQSQPINYASSMPSANAMQHTSGTADPTMGEGQDYAASGLQEKWLNYQRQLGSVFQDISSISLERAAETLLNVSSWLLTQVTELGLNQDDASLHAERIKLWNDFNHAWLALCFRQREIMSSGQQLSRSQRVMSQGTIKKLGDELIRLCDGIESHGLVDYQYGVWEDRIETILEECLDLYDSLDSNASTSGGSR from the exons ATGGACAATTCTAATCAACATAGAAGGCAGAATGACCCGCCTGCTTATCGCGCTCCTATACAGAAATATCAAGTTCCAAGTTCTGTAGGCGGTCCCTCTGAGCGCTTTCGATCAGCACCCCTTGCGTCTCCTTCAACACCAAGAGGTCTGGGGGGTGCGCCAGCGTACAGCACATATTACCAAGAGCCCACAGCCGCCTTTTCAACGCCAACAAATATGCCGACAACGACTTTAGCGTATGGATCGGAATACGGCGCCGATTCAAGACCACAAACTCAAAGTTTCGGGGGCTACAACACGGGTATGATGATGTACAACGTACCTCAACCGAGCACACAAACTCCAGTCTATGACGCCCAACAGTTTGGGCAACGGCAGCAGGCGGCAATGCAAATGATGGCACCGGATGTCACCTCGGCGTATTTTAATCCTGAAGCAGGgagtgcagcagcaaataTTCAGCACCCGAGCCAGGGAGGCAGCGCATCAGCCGGAGTATATCAACAGAGCCAACCCATAAATTACGCCAGTAGCATGCCTTCTGCAAATGCCATGCAGCATACGTCAGGAACAGCAGATCCCACTATGGGGGAAGGACAGGACTATGCTGCGTCTGGCCTCCAAGAGAAGTGGCTAAATTACCAACGGCAGCTAGGATCTGTATTCCAAGATATCTCGTCAATCTCTCTCGAGAGGGCTGCTGAAACACTGTTAAATGTCTCTAGCTGGCTGCTCACGCAGGTTACAGAATTAG GGCTCAACCAAGACGACGCTAGCCTTCATGCCGAACGAATCAAACTCTGGAACGACTTTAACCACGCGTGGCTTGCTCTCTGTTTCCGACAGAGAGAAATAATGTCATCTGGCCAGCAGCTTTCGAGATCACAGAGGGTCATGTCCCAGGGAACAATAAAGAAGCTAGGAGACGAGCTCATTCGGCTCTGCGATGGTATCGAGAGCCATGGCTTGGTAGACTATCAGTATGGTGTGTGGGAGGATCGAATCGAGACCA TTCTTGAAGAATGCCTTGACCTCTACGACTCTCTCGATTCGAACGCTAGTACAAGCGGAGGATCGCGCTGA
- the CNB1 gene encoding Calcineurin subunit B (BUSCO:EOG092D4LDU), producing the protein MGNTTSTVLDNIVQGSNFDREEVDRLRKRFMKLDKDNSGTIERDEFLSLPQISSNPLATRMIAIFDEDGGGDVDFQEFVSGLSAFSSKGNKEQKLQFAFKVYDIDRDGYISNGELFIVLKMMVGSNLKDQQLQQIVDKTIMEADLDKDGKISFEEFTKMVENTDVSMSMTLDQF; encoded by the exons ATGGGCAACACCACGAGTACTGTGCTGGACAACATTGTCCAAGGATCCAACT TTGACAGAGAGGAGGTCGACCGGTTAAGGAAACGGTTCATGAAACTCGACAAG GATAACTCCGGCACAATCGAGCGCGACGAATTTCTCAGCCTTCCTCAAATCTCCTCCAACCCTCTTGCGACACG AATGATTGCCATCTTTGACGAAGACGGCGGTGGCGATGTCGACTTCCAGGAGTTCGTCTCCGGCCTGAGCGCCTTCAGCAGCAAGGGCAACAAGGAGCAGAAGCTGCAGTTCGCGTTCAAGGTCTACGACATTGACCGCGACGGCTACATTAGCAATGGCGAGCTCTTCATCGTGCTCAAGATGATGGTTGGCAGCAACTTGAAggaccagcagctgcagcagattgTCGACAAGACGATAATGGAGGCGGACCTGGACAAGGACGGCAAGATTAGCTTTGAGGAGTTTACCAAAATGGTGGAGAATACGGATGTCAGCATGAGCATGACTCTAG ATCAATTTTAA
- the KAE1 gene encoding putative tRNA threonylcarbamoyladenosine biosynthesis protein kae1 (BUSCO:EOG092D2P7K), whose product MAAAAVSSPLPPPPQPTTSSITSPTSISTPPMSNKSSWIALGCEGSANKLGIGLILHTPTSATILSNLRHTFISPPGTGFLPKDTALHHRTEFVALARRAIAEAGISPADVDCVCFTQGPGMGAPLTSVAIGARTLALLWDKPLVGVNHCVGHIEMGREVTGADNPVVLYVSGGNSQVIAYAEKRYRIFGETLDIAVGNCLDRFARVLNISNDPAPGYNIEQLAKKGKQLLELPYIVKGMDCSFSGILTSAEALAAQLLERGPDGAGFTVEDLCFSLQETIFAMLVEITERAMAHVGSSQVLIVGGVGCNERLQEMIASMAQERGGSVFAMDERFCIDNGIMIAHAGLLAYRTGFRTPLDESVCTQRFRTDDVYVEWRD is encoded by the coding sequence atggccgccgccgccgtctcctCGCCgctcccccctcctcctcaaccCACCACCTCATCCATCACATCTCCCACATCAATATCAACGCCGCCAATGTCCAACAAATCCTCCTGGATCGCCCTCGGCTGCGAAGGCTCCGCCAACAAGCTGGGCATCGGCCTCATCCTCCACACCCCAACCTCCGCCACCATCCTCTCCAACCTGCGACACACATTCATCTCCCCGCCAGGCACGGGCTTCCTCCCCAAAGACACCGCCCTCCACCACCGCACCGAGTTCGTCGCCCTCGCCCGCCGCGCCATCGCCGAAGCGGGCATCTCCCCCGCCGATGTCGACTGCGTCTGCTTCACCCAGGGTCCCGGCATGGGCGCGCCCCTCACCAGCGTCGCCATCGGCGCGCGCACCCTGGCCCTCCTCTGGGATAAGCCCCTCGTCGGCGTCAACCACTGCGTCGGACACATCGAGATGGGCCGCGAGGTCACCGGCGCCGACAACCCCGTCGTACTGTACGTCAGCGGCGGCAACTCCCAGGTCATTGCCTACGCCGAGAAGCGGTACCGCATCTTTGGCGAGACGCTCGACATCGCCGTCGGCAACTGCCTCGACCGCTTCGCCCGCGTGCTCAACATCAGCAACGACCCCGCGCCGGGCTACAACATCGAGCAGCTggccaagaagggcaagcaGCTGCTCGAGCTCCCCTACATTGTCAAGGGCATGGACTGCTCCTTCTCCGGCATCCTCACCAGCGCGGAGGCCCTGGCCgcgcagctgctggagcgcGGACCCGATGGTGCGGGCTTCACTGTCGAGGATCTATGCTTCTCTCTGCAGGAGACAATCTTTGCCATGCTGGTTGAGATTACGGAGCGGGCCATGGCGCACGTGGGCAGTAGCCAGGTCCTCATCGTCGGTGGCGTGGGCTGCAACGAGCGGCTGCAGGAAATGATTGCCAGCATGGCCCAGGAGCGAGGTGGCAGTGTCTTTGCCATGGATGAGAGATTCTGCATTGATAATGGCATCATGATTGCCCATGCCGGTTTATTGGCTTATAGAACGGGATTCCGCACGCCGCTTGACGAGAGCGTGTGTACGCAGAGGTTTAGAACAGATGATGTATATGTCGAGTGGAGGGATTAA
- a CDS encoding uncharacterized protein (EggNog:ENOG41~TransMembrane:3 (i12-32o38-60i72-92o)), whose product MNLSHVLDGLRTGLYYASFIGRLFTFPIRLAYVPISYLLSALSVVFAPAIYLFSYIVGWCRGVIDFIISLQPLYTFLGTAAAVGIFAGFTLATSSTVITSYLGMQDGGNGSSEGTRSRASQTKKSLPPFSSDPLLKDDSSSNDGEWYWPDPNPSSRRRPVTGLLSQTILEEEDDSEL is encoded by the exons ATGAACCTCTCGCACGTCCTTGATGGCCTCCGCACCGGCCTCTATTACGCTTCTTTTATCGGTCGCCTCTTCACGTTTCCCATCCGACTCGCTTACGTCCCCATATCTTACCTCCTGAGCGCTCTGAGCGTCGTGTTTGCACCAGCCATCTACCTATTCTCATATATTGTAGGCTGGTGCCGTGGCGTCATTGATTTCATAATCTCTCTCCAG CCGCTTTACACCTTT CTTggcaccgcagcagcagtcggTATCTTCGCCGGCTTCACACTTGCCACATCGTCAACCGTCATCACTTCATATCTCGGCATGCAAGATGGAGGCAACGGCAGCTCCGAAGGGACTCGTTCTCGCGCTTCTCAAACAAAAAAGTCTCTGCCGCCATTTTCATCCGACCCCCTCCTTAAAGATGATTCATCCTCCAATGACGGGGAGTGGTATTGGCCCGACCCTAACCCCTCCTCACGACGCCGCCCTGTAACCGGGCTGTTGTCACAGACGattcttgaagaagaggatgattcTGAATTATAG
- a CDS encoding uncharacterized protein (TransMembrane:1 (o20-38i)) → MAADVTRSWEWVSQLIDANSRYDLVLIVIVAVGLDGAGTKRRESLAIKSADQESFCLAIETFKNLLILTKAISSRIL, encoded by the exons ATGGCGGCGGACGTGACTCGCAGCTGGGAATGGGTGTCGCAATTGATCGATGCTAATAGCCGTTATGATTTGGTCTTGATAGTG ATCGTGGCCGTGGGGTTAG ATGGTGCCGGcaccaagagaagagaatcgCTGGCCATAAAATCCGCCGACCAGGAATCTTTCTGCCTCGCTATAGAGACTTTTAAAAATCTCTTGATCTTAACCAAGGCTATTTCATCACGCATCCTGTAG
- the EPL1 gene encoding Enhancer of polycomb-like protein 1 (BUSCO:EOG092D33N6) yields MSSRKVRVKKLTIKTALPVLREDQIDATEYESLLTESQIATGVDQTEENEYHLQSILKEAGTSNDQEIPVPPPKESDISYDALYPAIFHKPSSYIRFSQTVEECISCQYDMTTEDDEFLKSYNSNPPAGAGALSEDDFERIMEVFEDTATEQTPFAAVDNTVVGYDMMVPGLNQLGSTNILLHAKQIYEYWKSKRQEQGNKPLHATIKFETHQETDDTDPYVCFRRREVRQTRKTRSRDTKIAETLKRFRRELEDGRQLVLMAYEREMMKRDLLQVDRAIFEERARLKQIKTKLGIKGDDEDLVNQKSQKRKPAEAAGAQRPPTQVRVPVRPDGRSHEQDLVLLSDQLAEKENELRNEIETKVQNHRRWNQNHIDLTRDPLSPVKELGMELKFRPAKTQYLMTPPASNSAESMDIDDAPEPMQLDKPELPVFQFRGADFGETPQNSQPAFRRRIGRLQRLWIDRRGLSTPARTDTYEYSDRWKYDSDDEDDEPLVYEVDPFDTRALKFRATIPLSPYIFRGRPTVPPEAVNGVANGNRVLPPPPQAPPQPPPPPQLAVQQAQAAS; encoded by the exons ATGTCATCCCGCAAAGTCCGAGTCAAGAAGTTGACTATCAAAACCGCTCTCCCTGTGCTCAGAGAGGATCAGATCGATGCTACTGAGTATGAATCACTGCTTACCGAGTCGCAAATCGCGACCGGAGTCGACCAGACTGAGGAAAAT GAATATCATCTTCAGTCAATCCTAAAAGAGGCGGGAACAAGCAATGATCAAGAAATCCCCGTACCGCCTCCAAAAGAGAGTGACATCAGCTATGATGCTCTCTATCCCGCAATCTTTCACAAACCTTCCTCTTATATCCGATTTTCTCAGACAGTTGAGGAATGTATTAGCTGTCAATATGACATGACAACCGAAGACGATGAGTTTCTCAAatcttataatagtaatccGCCGGCCGGCGCCGGGGCTCTCAGTGAGGATGACTTTGAACGCATCATGGAAGTGTTTGAGGACACCGCAACCGAGCAGACTCCATTCGCAGCCGTTGACAACACTGTTGTCGGCTACGATATGATGGTACCCGGACTCAATCAGCTTGGCTCTACAAACATATTGCTGCACGCCAAGCAGATATACGAGTACTGGAAATCCAAGCGGCAGGAGCAAGGAAATAAACCACTGCACGCAACCATCAAGTTTGAGACGCATCAGGAGACTGATGATACTGACCCATACGTCTGCTTCAGACGGCGGGAGGTCAGACAAACAAGGAAAACAAGGTCTAGAGATACCAAGATCGCCGAGACGCTCAAGCGTTTCCGTCGCGAGCTCGAGGATGGCCGTCAACTAGTACTGATGGCGTACGAGCGAGAGATGATGAAACGAGATTTATTGCAAGTGGATCGGGCTATTTTCGAGGAAAGAGCTCGATTGAAGCAAATCAAGACAAAGCTGGGCATCAAgggcgacgacgaagaccTAGTAAACCAAAAG TCTCAGAAGCGCAAGCCTGCAGAAGCTGCCGGAGCTCAGCGGCCGCCCACACAAGTGCGGGTGCCGGTGCGGCCAGATGGGCGTTCACACGAACAAGATCTTGTGTTGCTCTCTGACCAGCTCGCCGAGAAAGAGAACGAGCTTCGTAATGAAATTGAAACCAAGGTGCAGAACCACCGAAGGTGGAACCAGAATCATATTGATCTCACTCGAGATCCGCTATCGCCGGTCAAAGAATTGGGCATGGAGCTCAAGTTCAGACCGGCCAAGACTCAATATCTAATGACGCCGCCGGCGTCAAATTCTGCAGAGTCAATGGATATTGACGACGCACCTGAGCCAATGCAATTGGACAAACCGGAACTTCCCGTGTTCCAATTCCGCGGCGCAGACTTTGGCGAGACGCCGCAAAACAGCCAGCCCGCGTTTCGACGTCGCATTGGCCGACTACAACGGCTCTGGATCGATCGGAGGGGTCTATCAACACCCGCGCGGACAGATACGTACGAGTACTCTGACCGGTGGAAGTATGACtctgacgacgaagatgatgaaccGCTTGTGTATGAGGTTGATCCCTTTGACACGCGAGCGCTCAAGTTCAGAGCCACAATTCCACTCAGTCCATATATCTTCCGGGGGAGGCCAACGGTCCCTCCAGAGGCGGTTAATGGCGTAGCGAATGGAAATAGGGTgttaccaccaccaccacaagcGCCGCcacagccgccgccgccgccgcaactTGCAGTTCAGCAAGCGCAGGCGGCGTCATAA